The following are encoded together in the Naumannella cuiyingiana genome:
- a CDS encoding RDD family protein, whose product MNTQATDRGGHWPGAELGLPAEGPGALATWWQRIAALIVDWAACTLLAFGILGPVVINGYGWQRFAVLGLFFVESAVLSLLLGGSFGQLLARIAVVRLDRRPLGWRAFLRAALVSLGLPALIIGPNRRGLQDLACDTVVVRRR is encoded by the coding sequence ATGAACACGCAGGCGACCGACAGGGGTGGGCACTGGCCCGGGGCCGAGCTCGGCCTGCCGGCCGAGGGCCCGGGTGCTCTTGCCACCTGGTGGCAGCGGATCGCCGCGCTGATCGTCGACTGGGCGGCCTGCACCCTGCTCGCCTTCGGCATCCTCGGGCCGGTGGTGATCAACGGCTACGGCTGGCAGCGGTTCGCGGTGCTCGGCCTGTTCTTCGTGGAGAGCGCCGTGCTGAGTCTCCTGCTCGGCGGCAGCTTCGGCCAGTTGCTGGCCCGGATCGCCGTGGTGCGGCTCGATCGGCGACCGCTCGGCTGGCGGGCATTCCTGCGCGCGGCGCTGGTCAGCCTGGGTCTGCCGGCCCTGATCATCGGCCCCAACCGCCGCGGGTTGCAGGACCTCGCCTGCGACACGGTGGTCGTCCGCCGCCGGTGA